A window of the Tiliqua scincoides isolate rTilSci1 chromosome 5, rTilSci1.hap2, whole genome shotgun sequence genome harbors these coding sequences:
- the CD2BP2 gene encoding CD2 antigen cytoplasmic tail-binding protein 2 isoform X1, with protein sequence MSKRKVTFEDQGDEDEEEMSLPKKKLVEPAVGGPGSRFKGKHSLDSDEEDDDEEDEGRGSKYDILASDDVEGQESATIDYEDGVRITPFNLQEEMEEGHFDSEGNYFLKKEAVIRDNWLDNIDWVKIKEQPPSRKKPEVDSADDNDEEDDDNLEIGRTPLDKKALLEGMVDLVLPGETVARAIQRLGDKGGPKSSGRQRRTWSRLKAEEAEPAEENEPQKPGSPERKEQLERLSGLADQMVARGVYEIYQETREKLALRLRALEHPPTASTTAEPELDMFAEDIDEAKLGEKAPAAGSEEQRRGDDDALSEVMWEYKWENTNTSELYGPFSSSQMQDWVSQGYFPDGVYCRKADNPEGQFYNSKRIDFDLYT encoded by the exons ATGTCAAAACGCAAAGTGACTTTCGAGGATCAAGGGGATGAGGATGAAGAGGAAATGAGCTTGCCTAAAAAGAAG CTGGTGGAACCTGCAGTTGGAGGGCCAGGCAGCCGCTTTAAGGGCAAGCACTCATTGGATAGTGATGAGGAGGATGACGATGAGGAAGATGAAGGACGAGGCAGTAAATATGACATCCTTGCATCAGATGATGTGGAGG GGCAGGAATCTGCCACCATTGACTATGAAGATGGAGTCCGGATCACCCCATTTAATCTGCAGGAAGAGATGGAGGAAGGCCATTTTGATTCAGAGGGCAACTACTTCTTGAAAAAAGAGGCAGTGATTCGGGACAACTGGCTGGACAACATAGACTGG gtcaagataaaggaacaaccTCCTAGCCGTAAGAAACCTGAGGTAGATTCTGCAGATGATAATGATGAGGAGGATGATGACAACCTTGAAATTGGCCGAACGCCTTTGGATAAGAAGGCCCTTCTGGAGGGGATGGTGGATTTAGTGCTTCCTGGCGAGACGGTGGCTAGAGCCATCCAAAGGCTTGGAGACAAGGGCGGGCCCAAGAGCAGTGGGCGTCAGCGGAGGACCTGGAGCCGCCTCAAGGCAGAGGAAGCAGAACCAGCAGAGGAAAATGAGCCCCAGAAGCCTGGATCACCTGAACGGAAAGAGCAACTGGAGCGCCTGTCGGGGCTTGCCGACCAGATGGTGGCGCGAGGAGTGTATGAAATCTACCAGGAGACCCGGGAGAAGCTGGCCCTGAGGCTCCGGGCATTGGAGCACCCTCCCACAGCATCCACTACAGCTGAACCAGAACTTGACATGTTTGCTGAAGATATTGATGAAGCAAAGCTGGGAGAGAAGGCACCGGCAG CAGGAAGTGAGGAGCAACGGCGGGGTGATGATGATGCTCTTTCTGAGGTGATGTGGGAATATAAATGGGAAAATACAAACACATCTGAACTCTATGGCCCCTTCAGCAGCTCCCAGATGCAG GACTGGGTCTCCCAGGGCTATTTTCCTGATGGAGTGTACTGTCGGAAGGCAGATAATCCCGAGGGCCAGTTTTACAATTCCAAGCGCATTGATTTTGATCTCTACACGTGA
- the CD2BP2 gene encoding CD2 antigen cytoplasmic tail-binding protein 2 isoform X2 yields MSKRKVTFEDQGDEDEEEMSLPKKKLVEPAVGGPGSRFKGKHSLDSDEEDDDEEDEGRGSKYDILASDDVEGQESATIDYEDGVRITPFNLQEEMEEGHFDSEGNYFLKKEAVIRDNWLDNIDWVKIKEQPPSRKKPEVDSADDNDEEDDDNLEIGRTPLDKKALLEGMVDLVLPGETVARAIQRLGDKGGPKSSGRQRRTWSRLKAEEAEPAEENEPQKPGSPERKEQLERLSGLADQMVARGVYEIYQETREKLALRLRALEHPPTASTTAEPELDMFAEDIDEAKLGEKAPAGSEEQRRGDDDALSEVMWEYKWENTNTSELYGPFSSSQMQDWVSQGYFPDGVYCRKADNPEGQFYNSKRIDFDLYT; encoded by the exons ATGTCAAAACGCAAAGTGACTTTCGAGGATCAAGGGGATGAGGATGAAGAGGAAATGAGCTTGCCTAAAAAGAAG CTGGTGGAACCTGCAGTTGGAGGGCCAGGCAGCCGCTTTAAGGGCAAGCACTCATTGGATAGTGATGAGGAGGATGACGATGAGGAAGATGAAGGACGAGGCAGTAAATATGACATCCTTGCATCAGATGATGTGGAGG GGCAGGAATCTGCCACCATTGACTATGAAGATGGAGTCCGGATCACCCCATTTAATCTGCAGGAAGAGATGGAGGAAGGCCATTTTGATTCAGAGGGCAACTACTTCTTGAAAAAAGAGGCAGTGATTCGGGACAACTGGCTGGACAACATAGACTGG gtcaagataaaggaacaaccTCCTAGCCGTAAGAAACCTGAGGTAGATTCTGCAGATGATAATGATGAGGAGGATGATGACAACCTTGAAATTGGCCGAACGCCTTTGGATAAGAAGGCCCTTCTGGAGGGGATGGTGGATTTAGTGCTTCCTGGCGAGACGGTGGCTAGAGCCATCCAAAGGCTTGGAGACAAGGGCGGGCCCAAGAGCAGTGGGCGTCAGCGGAGGACCTGGAGCCGCCTCAAGGCAGAGGAAGCAGAACCAGCAGAGGAAAATGAGCCCCAGAAGCCTGGATCACCTGAACGGAAAGAGCAACTGGAGCGCCTGTCGGGGCTTGCCGACCAGATGGTGGCGCGAGGAGTGTATGAAATCTACCAGGAGACCCGGGAGAAGCTGGCCCTGAGGCTCCGGGCATTGGAGCACCCTCCCACAGCATCCACTACAGCTGAACCAGAACTTGACATGTTTGCTGAAGATATTGATGAAGCAAAGCTGGGAGAGAAGGCACCGGCAG GAAGTGAGGAGCAACGGCGGGGTGATGATGATGCTCTTTCTGAGGTGATGTGGGAATATAAATGGGAAAATACAAACACATCTGAACTCTATGGCCCCTTCAGCAGCTCCCAGATGCAG GACTGGGTCTCCCAGGGCTATTTTCCTGATGGAGTGTACTGTCGGAAGGCAGATAATCCCGAGGGCCAGTTTTACAATTCCAAGCGCATTGATTTTGATCTCTACACGTGA
- the LOC136651673 gene encoding sesquipedalian-1-like: MKLHISSALVSSHLEYPPDRQGLLYKKSSRTASYQPCWCELRGNLLFYRERYGDREPLRLIILEGCTVELQESASEPYTFEISYPYGLPGSRSYKMAADNQETMESWVRALTTAGFENLRALATELKGQFQELKSQQLPKVEGCSATDFKTPYPRSAEEREFLNMDFPQLHQKFGEDIVRLRYLWLEERKGKKQPEGENLIDLGENHAK, from the coding sequence ATGAAACTACACATCTCCAGTGCTCTTGTCTCTTCCCACCTGGAATATCCCCCAGACCGGCAGGGATTACTCTATAAGAAGAGTAGCCGCACCGCTTCCTACCAGCCATGTTGGTGTGAGCTCCGGGGCAACCTTCTCTTCTACCGGGAGCGATATGGAGACCGTGAGCCCCTTAGGCTCATCATCCTGGAAGGCTGTACTGTGGAGCTGCAGGAATCTGCCTCAGAACCATACACCTTTGAAATTTCCTACCCTTATGGTTTACCTGGTAGCCGGTCCTACAAGATGGCAGCAGACAATCAAGAAACCATGGAAAGTTGGGTGCGTGCTCTCACTACGGCAGGGTTTGAAAACCTCCGGGCCTTGGCTACTGAGCTGAAGGGGCAATTTCAGGAACTGAAGAGCCAGCAGCTTCCTAAAGTGGAGGGATGCTCTGCAACAGACTTCAAGACACCCTATCCAAGATCAGCAGAAGAAAGGGAATTCCTAAACATGGATTTCCCACAGCTCCATCAGAAATTTGGAGAGGACATTGTGAGGCTAAGGTATCTGTggttggaggagagaaaaggaaagaagcaACCAGAGGGAGAGAATTTGATAGATTTGGGGGAGAACCACGCCAAGTAA